Genomic segment of Rhodocaloribacter litoris:
GCAACCGCCTGCTCTACAAGGCCGCGCTGGAAAACCTGTGGCAGCGTTTTGCCGAGACGCATGGCCGCGTCGAGGGGCGGAGCCTGGCGCTGGTCAATGTGCGCTTCGATGCCGACGCGCAAAACGTGCTTTTCCTCTACACGAAGCCGACGATCTCCGTACGCGCCGACGTCGTCGAATTCATCCGGTGACGAAGGCCGGACCGGCAGGGCACCCCGGAGCCGGTTCCGCTTCATCCCTTCATGCCCGGACCCCTCCGGTATTGCCCGGAGGCGTTTCTCCTTTCCGCGTTTCCTCCTTGACAGAAGGCCGGTGTGTCTCATAAATTTAGGAGTCCTAATAAAAATCAACCCGACCTGTTTCGCCATGCGTCGCACGTATCCGCGTTTGCTCATGATGATCGGCCTCGTCGCCTTCACTGCTCACGAACCGGTGTTTGCCCAGCCGGCCCTCGATCCGCCGGCGGCGACCGCCGACCTCGACCTCACGGCCGTGCGGGTGCGCCACCTGACCGACCTGGGGGTGCTCGTTTTCGAGCAGGAAGTGGCCGGGACGGCCGGGGCGACGGTGCCCGAAGCCGCCGGCCGGCTCGACGGGGCGCCTGTTCTCGGCTACGTCTTCCCGACCACCCTGGCCCCGGAGGACGTGGGCTTTGCCCCGGGCGAAGGGGTGGTGGCGCTCGCCGCCACGTCGCACCCGGATTTCGACGACACGCCCCTCTGGGACGAGAACGGCGACCGGATTTACGACAACGACGGCCGGATCTACCACACGCACTGGGTGGTGCTCATCCCCGATGAGCGGGTGCCCGGAGGGCTGGCCGTGAAGGAGACGAAGCGGGTTCAGGAGGACCTCCCGCCCACGGCACCCGGCATGCCGATGTACCTGGATTCCCCGGGGTTCGCCGTGCTGCTGCGGGGTAAGGTGCTCCGGATTCCCGTGCCGGTGGACCGCGTCGGCGGGCGGACGGACTTCCGGTTCGACGGGGTAACGGCCTATATGCAGGTCAACCAGTCCGATCCGAACCGGCCGCTGCTCGGGGTTTACCGGGTGTACGAGGTACTCTCGGGCGACCTCAGCCTGCCTTACGCCATCACGCAGGAGTGAGCCCGGTTGCCGGGATGCGTGTCAGCCGGAAGCCGGCTCGTGCTCGGGGCAGTCGAGGCGGAGCTGGTGGAGGCGGAGCGGCCGGTCCAGCAGACGGCAGTGGTGGGGCGCGTCCGGATCGTCGTGGCGGTCCGGTGCGAAGAAGCGGCACGTGAGGCACATCCGCGCCACGGTGATCACCCCGGCGTCGTGAAGATGGGCGATGAGGTTCATGAGGAAGCGCATCACCGGCAGCTTTTCGGCGTCGGTGTAGCCGGCGAGGTACGCCTGCAGGGCGCCGGCCCAGCCGGCAAGACGGCCGGCGGTCTCCCGGCCGGCCGGTGTCAACGCGAGGAGGCGGGCACGCCGGTCGTCCGGGTCCGGGACCCGCGAGAGGAGCCCTTTCGCCGCCAGCGTGCGCACGGCGTCGCTGACCGTGGCAGGGGTCAGGTCGAACCGCCGGGCGAGGTCCCCGATCCGGCACGTCCCGCCGGGAAGGAAGCGCAGGTAGACGAGGAACTGGATCTGGATCGGGCTCAGCCCGGTCTCGGTGGCGACTTCCCACAGCAGGACCCGGAACGCCTGGCTCAGGCGCTCCAGCGCCGCCACGATCTTGGCGTCGACGTGCTCGTGCTGCGCTTCGGGGTCGAAGGGAGAGAAGGTTCCCGGCATGCCGTTTTCGAATTGATTTGCACTCCTAAATTAATGAATCGGCCTGCGGGGGGCAAGGGAGGCATGCGATGCCGGAGTATGACCGGTTCCCGGAGGCCGGCAGGCCTGATCGGCAAAAAAATCTCCGGAACCCGTAACGTCCCCCGGTTATATAACACAATGGTTATACAACGGTATGTCACACCAGCGAGCTGGAGCCATGGGAAGCCGGGAGGTCAACGACCGTACCTGTATTCGCAAGCAGGTCGATCCGCGGAAGCTCGAACACCTCCGTCAGGAGGCCTACGCCAACGATCATCTGGTGGCGCTGGCGGCGTTCATGTCCGCCGCGAGCAACGAGACGCGGCTGCGGATGCTTTACGTGCTCTGGCGGGCCGGGGAGCTCTGCGTGTGCGACCTGGCCGACGTCTTCGAGATCACCCAGCCGGCCGTCTCGCGTCACCTGAAGATCCTGCGCGAGAAGGCGCTCGTCGAGGCGCGGCGTGATGCGCAGACGATCTACTACCGGGTCTGCACCGACAACCCGTTCGCCCGGCTGCTCGTCGGTTTTTTCGAAGCCCGCGAAGCCGATCGTATCACCCTCAACCTGAAGGACCTTTTGCCATGAGTGACGAAAATCGGAAGACCACGTGGGGCCTTGCGGCGGCCCTTGGTGCGGCCGTGGCCGCCTCGGCCTGCTGCACCCTCCCGCTGCTGCTGGTGGCCCTGGGTGTCGGCGGGGCCTGGATTGGCACCCTGACGGCCCTGGAGCCTTACCGACCGGTCTTTATCGTGCTGGCGCTCGGGGCCCTCGGCTATGCCGGCTACCGGGAGTGGCGCATGAGCCGGGGGCCGGATTGCGACTGTGAGGTGTCGATGCAGGACCGGTTGCGCCGGACCCTGCTCGGCCTGGGGCTTGTGGCCGTGCTCGGGCTGATCGCCTCACCCTGGATCATCGGTGCCGTGGCCGATACCGGTAGCGTGGCTGCAGCGAGCACGCAGACCGAACAGGTGGTGCTCGAGGTCGAAGGGATGACGTGCGCCGCGTGCAACGT
This window contains:
- a CDS encoding MarR family winged helix-turn-helix transcriptional regulator translates to MPGTFSPFDPEAQHEHVDAKIVAALERLSQAFRVLLWEVATETGLSPIQIQFLVYLRFLPGGTCRIGDLARRFDLTPATVSDAVRTLAAKGLLSRVPDPDDRRARLLALTPAGRETAGRLAGWAGALQAYLAGYTDAEKLPVMRFLMNLIAHLHDAGVITVARMCLTCRFFAPDRHDDPDAPHHCRLLDRPLRLHQLRLDCPEHEPASG
- a CDS encoding ArsR/SmtB family transcription factor; translation: MGSREVNDRTCIRKQVDPRKLEHLRQEAYANDHLVALAAFMSAASNETRLRMLYVLWRAGELCVCDLADVFEITQPAVSRHLKILREKALVEARRDAQTIYYRVCTDNPFARLLVGFFEAREADRITLNLKDLLP
- a CDS encoding mercuric transporter MerT family protein, encoding MSDENRKTTWGLAAALGAAVAASACCTLPLLLVALGVGGAWIGTLTALEPYRPVFIVLALGALGYAGYREWRMSRGPDCDCEVSMQDRLRRTLLGLGLVAVLGLIASPWIIGAVADTGSVAAASTQTEQVVLEVEGMTCAACNVTVQKALTNLDGVKEARVTFTPPQAVVTYDPSRVTVDDLVRATTNVGYPSKPKQGA